In Streptomyces violaceusniger Tu 4113, one DNA window encodes the following:
- a CDS encoding helix-turn-helix domain-containing protein, with protein sequence MSQDSTTVPETSRKLSGRRRREIVAVLLFSGGPIFESSIPLSVFGIDRQDAGVPRYRLLVCAGEDVPLRTTGGLELTAPYGLEALSRAGTVVVPAWRSITQPPPAAALDALRRAHEEGARIVGLCTGAFVLAAAGLLDGRPATTHWMYAPTLAKRYPSVHVDPRELFVDDGDVLTSAGTAAGIDLCLHIVRTDHGADAAGALARRLVVPPRRSGGQERYLDRSLPEEIGADPLAEVVAWALEHLHEQFDVEALAARAYMSRRTFDRRFRSLTGSAPLQWLITQRVLQAQRLLETSDYSVDEVAGRCGFRSPVALRGHFRRQLGSSPAAYRAAYRARRPQGGPAERTDRPDRLERADRPDRAEVIEPRSGDHSLPLRRQGPPGGPTGHSGHPPHHHHAPHPDPGKPESDSYAPRLPEQAAGRAPGRPSLPGQRERPVG encoded by the coding sequence ATGAGCCAGGACTCCACGACCGTACCGGAGACCTCGCGCAAGCTCTCCGGACGCCGGCGACGAGAAATCGTCGCGGTGCTGCTGTTCAGCGGCGGCCCCATCTTCGAAAGCTCCATCCCGCTCTCCGTCTTCGGTATCGACCGGCAGGACGCCGGAGTCCCTCGGTACCGATTGCTGGTGTGCGCGGGCGAAGATGTGCCACTGCGAACGACTGGCGGACTGGAACTGACCGCACCATACGGCCTGGAGGCACTCTCCCGGGCCGGCACCGTCGTCGTACCGGCCTGGCGGTCGATAACCCAGCCGCCACCGGCCGCCGCGCTCGACGCGCTGCGCCGCGCGCACGAGGAGGGCGCGCGGATCGTGGGCCTGTGCACCGGGGCCTTCGTACTGGCCGCCGCCGGGCTGCTGGACGGCCGCCCGGCGACCACCCACTGGATGTACGCGCCGACGCTCGCCAAGCGCTATCCGTCGGTCCATGTGGACCCCCGCGAGCTCTTCGTCGACGACGGCGACGTACTGACCTCGGCGGGCACCGCCGCCGGGATCGATCTGTGCCTGCACATCGTGCGCACCGACCACGGCGCGGACGCCGCCGGCGCCCTCGCCCGGCGCCTGGTCGTCCCGCCACGCCGCAGCGGAGGGCAGGAGCGCTATCTGGACAGGTCGTTACCAGAGGAGATCGGGGCGGATCCGCTCGCCGAGGTGGTGGCGTGGGCGCTCGAGCATCTGCACGAGCAGTTCGACGTCGAGGCCCTGGCGGCGCGTGCCTATATGAGCCGCAGAACCTTCGACCGCAGGTTCCGCTCGCTCACTGGGAGCGCTCCACTGCAGTGGCTGATCACCCAGCGGGTGCTGCAGGCGCAGCGGCTCCTGGAGACCTCCGACTACTCGGTCGACGAGGTCGCCGGCCGCTGCGGCTTCCGTTCGCCGGTCGCGCTGCGCGGGCACTTCCGGCGGCAGCTCGGGTCCTCCCCGGCCGCCTACCGGGCCGCGTACCGCGCCCGCAGGCCCCAGGGCGGGCCGGCGGAGCGTACGGACCGCCCCGACCGGCTGGAGCGGGCCGACCGGCCCGACCGCGCCGAGGTGATCGAGCCCCGCTCGGGCGACCACTCCCTGCCGCTGCGGCGACAGGGCCCGCCCGGCGGTCCCACCGGTCACTCGGGGCATCCTCCGCACCACCATCACGCTCCGCATCCGGACCCTGGCAAACCGGAGTCGGACTCCTACGCCCCACGCCTGCCCGAACAGGCCGCAGGCCGCGCTCCGGGCCGCCCGTCCCTGCCCGGCCAGCGGGAACGCCCCGTAGGGTGA
- a CDS encoding VOC family protein, whose translation MIGRLYTVVIDCPDPDELAGFYEKLLSLSRQADTGEFVVLQNAAGAPVVAFQRVDDFRAPRWTDSARPQQMHIDVMVADLDTAEAQVLSLGATLLDGSDKPIGYRVYEDPVGHPFCLITPEGA comes from the coding sequence ATGATCGGACGCCTGTACACCGTTGTCATCGACTGCCCCGACCCGGATGAACTCGCTGGCTTCTACGAGAAGCTGCTGTCGCTCTCACGGCAGGCGGACACCGGCGAATTCGTCGTGCTCCAGAACGCGGCGGGCGCCCCGGTGGTCGCCTTCCAGCGGGTAGACGACTTTCGCGCGCCGCGCTGGACGGATTCCGCGCGCCCTCAGCAAATGCACATCGACGTGATGGTCGCGGACCTCGATACGGCTGAGGCCCAGGTGCTCTCCCTCGGTGCGACGCTGCTGGATGGTTCGGACAAGCCGATCGGTTACCGCGTCTACGAGGACCCCGTCGGCCATCCCTTCTGCCTGATCACTCCCGAGGGAGCCTGA
- a CDS encoding universal stress protein, whose protein sequence is MAGHEIPEPADRKRVADHMATPEAAEETRHSCDPAFQHGVVVGFDGSMSSERALAYAIGMARRSGSGLIIVHVANRLPTTVWAGCEPPVFVDVPDHRTEVLGLELACADHLSEVPWILVERGGDICHELEEVGREYAADAIVVGSTHGLVGRIFGSVAGRLARRAQRPVIVIP, encoded by the coding sequence ATGGCCGGTCACGAAATCCCCGAACCCGCGGACCGCAAGCGGGTCGCCGATCACATGGCGACCCCCGAAGCGGCGGAAGAAACACGTCATTCCTGCGATCCAGCGTTCCAGCACGGTGTTGTGGTGGGATTCGATGGCTCCATGTCCAGCGAACGCGCCCTCGCCTACGCCATCGGCATGGCCCGGCGCTCAGGCTCAGGGCTGATCATCGTCCACGTGGCCAACCGGCTGCCGACGACGGTGTGGGCGGGCTGCGAGCCGCCGGTCTTCGTCGACGTCCCCGATCACCGCACCGAGGTGCTGGGGCTCGAGCTGGCCTGCGCCGATCATCTCTCCGAGGTGCCCTGGATCCTCGTCGAGCGAGGCGGGGACATCTGCCATGAGCTGGAGGAGGTCGGCCGGGAGTACGCGGCCGACGCCATTGTGGTGGGCTCCACGCACGGGCTGGTGGGGCGGATCTTCGGCTCGGTCGCGGGGCGGCTCGCCCGGCGGGCGCAGCGGCCCGTCATCGTCATCCCCTGA
- a CDS encoding helix-turn-helix transcriptional regulator codes for MGGVPESHTGWTFLTNHARVLATIADDPNVRIRDIAAHCRLTERAVQKIIADLEQDGYLSHTREGRTNTYRIEPGKVLRHPAEAGLPVASLLSLLLEDEARRGRADGSVGGGNPTAH; via the coding sequence ATGGGAGGAGTGCCTGAATCGCATACCGGATGGACGTTCCTGACGAACCATGCCCGCGTGCTGGCCACGATCGCCGACGATCCGAACGTGCGGATCCGCGACATCGCCGCGCACTGCAGGCTGACGGAGCGCGCCGTCCAAAAGATCATCGCTGACCTGGAACAGGACGGGTATCTGTCCCACACCCGTGAGGGGCGTACGAACACGTACCGCATCGAGCCGGGGAAGGTCCTGCGCCACCCGGCCGAGGCCGGCCTCCCCGTGGCCTCGCTCCTCTCCCTGCTCCTCGAGGACGAGGCCCGGCGCGGCCGCGCCGACGGGTCCGTCGGCGGTGGGAACCCGACAGCGCACTGA
- a CDS encoding helix-turn-helix domain-containing protein, whose protein sequence is MNRSTQAVREASRSGDYGRVVKLVRVDAQLSQKQLGQACGLSQSAISRLEAHGAATYNMTLLARVATHLNIPFRLVGLADQSAVQAANVDGSDVERRTFLHGTAAIVAAPILTPASMTHRHQGNDGGQAASLRLATTAFRRLDGTTPSRQLQEPVLAHLRLAQTITSEADHQDARYRLAAVGSEVASLAGWLAWDMGDYGSARTWYGNAIKAARSSGDRLLAAYQLGSLAQFEAHVGNAVQSLNLLNQARSRLEERPIATATAWLSASEALAHAVAGDARMSDRALAQAAKAAEQVSTEDPAPWPWMFTFNGAKVAAMRLTCGARLGLPEWVRAAQDEAGEAMTSGHEKQRALLMLDLASAHMVAGRLDGAFSLATRALETGVRYRSGRIVERSRAVRRSFTSANKPQVVREFDERLHGIYL, encoded by the coding sequence ATGAACCGGTCAACTCAAGCGGTACGAGAGGCATCGCGCAGCGGTGACTACGGGCGGGTGGTCAAGCTCGTCCGGGTCGATGCGCAACTCTCCCAGAAGCAGTTGGGGCAGGCGTGTGGCCTGAGTCAGTCAGCGATCTCGCGACTGGAAGCGCACGGCGCCGCGACCTACAACATGACCCTCTTGGCGAGGGTGGCCACCCACCTGAACATCCCATTCCGGCTGGTCGGCCTCGCCGATCAATCTGCGGTCCAGGCCGCCAATGTGGACGGATCAGACGTGGAAAGGCGCACCTTCCTTCACGGGACGGCGGCGATAGTCGCTGCTCCGATACTCACCCCGGCCTCCATGACACACCGTCATCAAGGCAACGACGGAGGCCAGGCAGCCAGCCTCAGGCTCGCCACGACGGCGTTCCGGCGTCTCGACGGCACAACGCCCTCCAGGCAGCTTCAGGAGCCCGTACTCGCCCACCTTCGCCTCGCGCAGACCATCACCAGCGAGGCGGACCACCAGGACGCCAGGTATCGCCTTGCCGCGGTCGGGAGCGAGGTCGCGAGCTTGGCCGGATGGCTGGCCTGGGACATGGGTGACTACGGTTCCGCCAGGACCTGGTACGGGAACGCCATCAAGGCGGCCCGCAGCTCCGGAGACCGCCTCCTGGCCGCCTACCAACTCGGCTCCCTCGCCCAGTTCGAGGCCCATGTCGGCAACGCCGTGCAAAGCCTGAACCTCCTCAACCAGGCCCGTAGTCGGCTCGAAGAGCGACCCATCGCCACGGCCACCGCGTGGCTGAGCGCCTCCGAGGCCCTGGCGCATGCCGTAGCGGGTGATGCCCGAATGTCGGACCGGGCCCTGGCCCAGGCGGCCAAGGCTGCCGAGCAGGTGTCCACCGAGGATCCCGCGCCCTGGCCTTGGATGTTCACGTTCAACGGCGCCAAGGTCGCGGCCATGCGCCTGACCTGCGGAGCGCGACTCGGGCTCCCTGAATGGGTCAGAGCGGCCCAGGACGAGGCGGGCGAGGCCATGACCTCCGGACATGAGAAGCAGCGGGCCCTGCTCATGCTCGATCTCGCCTCCGCGCACATGGTCGCGGGACGGCTTGACGGGGCATTCTCCCTGGCGACCAGGGCATTGGAGACGGGCGTGCGCTATCGATCCGGACGGATCGTGGAGCGGTCCCGCGCAGTGCGCCGATCCTTCACCTCGGCTAACAAGCCGCAGGTGGTAAGGGAGTTCGACGAGCGCTTGCACGGAATCTATCTGTGA
- a CDS encoding MerR family transcriptional regulator yields MRIGELAARTGVSVRALRYYEEQHLLTSERSPSGQRHYPDTAVARVLLIQCFYAAGLSSKTIRELLPCMHTGVATPAMRARLTSERDRINAQIADLAMARDHLEALMTAADSMVDGETRCAPLSA; encoded by the coding sequence GTGCGCATTGGCGAACTCGCCGCCCGGACCGGCGTCAGTGTGCGAGCGCTGCGCTACTACGAAGAGCAGCACCTGCTCACCTCGGAGCGCAGCCCCAGCGGCCAGCGCCACTACCCGGATACCGCGGTCGCCCGCGTCCTGCTGATCCAGTGCTTCTACGCCGCGGGCCTGTCCAGCAAGACCATCCGCGAACTCCTCCCCTGCATGCACACCGGCGTCGCCACCCCCGCCATGCGCGCCCGCCTCACCTCCGAACGCGACCGCATCAACGCCCAGATCGCCGACCTGGCCATGGCCCGCGACCACCTGGAGGCCCTCATGACCGCGGCCGACAGCATGGTCGATGGCGAGACCCGGTGCGCCCCGCTAAGCGCGTGA
- a CDS encoding GNAT family N-acetyltransferase: MSAAGLDVRHFTHADLPEIRQTLIDVHADAYANAMDDEFNQRFSWFVDHWGGNPEFSCVIAFDGDKAVGFAYGAPASPGREWWREYLDPAPEKDLTFAYSELAVIPEWRKQGLAERLTRTLMAGRDEVLAVLLVDTEHPRVQALYESWGFRKVGERQPFPDSPLFAVMLAELPLPS, encoded by the coding sequence TTGAGTGCCGCTGGTCTGGACGTCCGCCACTTCACCCACGCGGACCTCCCGGAGATCCGCCAGACGCTGATCGACGTACACGCAGACGCCTATGCGAACGCGATGGACGACGAGTTCAACCAGCGCTTCTCCTGGTTCGTGGACCACTGGGGCGGCAACCCGGAGTTCTCCTGCGTGATCGCGTTCGACGGCGACAAGGCAGTGGGCTTCGCGTACGGCGCCCCGGCCAGCCCCGGTCGTGAGTGGTGGCGCGAGTACCTCGACCCGGCGCCGGAGAAGGACTTGACCTTCGCGTACTCCGAGCTGGCCGTGATCCCGGAGTGGCGCAAGCAGGGACTGGCCGAGCGGCTGACCCGGACGCTGATGGCAGGGCGGGACGAGGTCCTTGCGGTCCTGCTCGTGGACACCGAACATCCCCGGGTACAGGCCCTGTACGAGTCCTGGGGCTTCCGGAAGGTGGGGGAGCGCCAGCCCTTCCCGGACTCTCCGCTCTTCGCCGTGATGCTCGCGGAGCTTCCGCTGCCGAGCTGA
- a CDS encoding phosphotransferase family protein gives MSERVEWDDLPADLRSAVEARTGKVVAAEGIADGLNCSTALIIETAYNGPLFLKGVRRTDEPGMAALRCEERINATVGGIGGVSPAIRHRFDAGGWTALAFGCISGRHADLGPGSQDLAAVAATLRRTHDLPVPDFPLPQFADRLRTFLRPGEAQILQGSHLLHTDTNPHNIMIGDGGGEAYLVDWAMPAIGPAWVDPACTAVRLMECGQPPEDALAWLGQFASWRRARPSAIRAFVDATCRHWTATVGDKSAEPSNSRFRRLLECGRTETA, from the coding sequence GTGAGTGAGCGCGTGGAATGGGACGACCTTCCGGCCGACCTGCGCAGCGCCGTGGAGGCCCGTACGGGAAAGGTGGTCGCGGCCGAGGGCATCGCGGACGGGCTCAATTGCTCCACGGCCCTGATCATCGAGACGGCGTACAACGGCCCGCTGTTCCTCAAGGGCGTGCGCCGCACCGACGAGCCCGGCATGGCGGCGCTCCGGTGTGAGGAGCGAATCAACGCGACCGTCGGCGGCATCGGCGGCGTCAGCCCCGCGATCCGCCACCGGTTCGACGCGGGCGGCTGGACGGCCCTGGCGTTCGGCTGCATCAGCGGTCGGCACGCGGACCTGGGGCCCGGCTCCCAGGACCTGGCAGCCGTGGCCGCCACCCTGCGGCGGACCCACGACCTCCCGGTCCCGGACTTCCCCCTGCCTCAGTTCGCGGACAGGCTCCGGACGTTCCTGCGGCCGGGCGAGGCGCAGATTCTCCAGGGGAGCCACCTGCTGCACACCGACACCAACCCCCACAACATCATGATCGGCGACGGCGGCGGGGAGGCGTACCTCGTGGACTGGGCCATGCCCGCGATCGGCCCGGCCTGGGTGGATCCCGCCTGCACCGCGGTCCGGCTCATGGAATGCGGGCAGCCGCCCGAGGACGCCCTGGCGTGGCTCGGGCAGTTCGCAAGCTGGCGGCGGGCGAGGCCGTCCGCGATCCGCGCGTTCGTCGACGCGACATGCCGCCACTGGACGGCGACCGTCGGCGACAAGAGCGCGGAACCGAGCAACAGCCGCTTCCGGCGCTTGCTGGAGTGCGGCCGGACCGAGACCGCGTGA
- the orn gene encoding oligoribonuclease encodes MNDRMVWIDCEMTGLSLANDALIEVAALVTDSELNIQGEGVDIVVRPPAEALVTMPEVVRDMHTTSGLLAELEGGTTLEDAQDQVLAYIRKHVPEAGKAPLCGNSVGTDRGFLLRDMPTLESYLHYRIVDVSSIKELARRWYPRAYFNSPKKNGNHRALADIHESIAELRYYREAIFVPAPGPDSDTAKTIAAKHVLPARQT; translated from the coding sequence ATGAACGATCGCATGGTGTGGATCGACTGCGAGATGACCGGGCTCTCGCTGGCGAACGACGCGCTTATCGAGGTGGCCGCGCTGGTCACGGACTCCGAGCTGAACATCCAGGGCGAGGGAGTGGACATCGTTGTCCGGCCCCCCGCGGAAGCGCTGGTCACCATGCCCGAGGTGGTGCGCGACATGCACACCACCTCCGGCCTGCTCGCCGAGCTCGAGGGCGGGACCACGCTCGAGGACGCCCAGGACCAGGTCCTGGCCTACATCCGCAAGCACGTCCCCGAGGCCGGCAAGGCCCCGCTGTGCGGAAACTCGGTCGGCACCGACCGAGGCTTCCTCCTCCGGGACATGCCGACGCTCGAGAGCTACCTCCACTACCGGATCGTCGACGTCTCCTCGATCAAGGAGCTGGCCCGCCGCTGGTATCCGCGGGCCTACTTCAACAGCCCCAAGAAGAACGGCAACCACCGCGCGCTCGCGGACATCCACGAGTCCATCGCCGAGCTGCGCTACTACCGTGAAGCGATCTTCGTCCCCGCGCCCGGCCCGGACTCGGACACGGCGAAGACCATCGCGGCCAAGCACGTCCTGCCCGCCCGGCAGACCTGA
- a CDS encoding Clp protease N-terminal domain-containing protein, with the protein MTKPVGLSHPVRLDDLIEAIKKVHTDALEQLTDAVIAAEHLDEVADHLIGHFVDQARRSGASWTDIGKSMGVTRQAAQKRFVPKAPGEPSDLDPNQGFSRYTPRARNTVMAAANEARAASNGEVRPEHLVLGLLQEPEGLAAKAILAQGVLLDTVRQAATEALPPAAEEVPELIPYDAGARKVLELTFREALRLGHNYIGTEHILLALLEHEDGAGLLTGLGIDKATAVDNITQALTRIAEAIKDEKEA; encoded by the coding sequence ATGACGAAACCAGTCGGACTCAGTCATCCCGTACGCCTCGACGATCTGATCGAGGCCATCAAGAAGGTCCACACCGACGCCCTCGAGCAGCTCACCGACGCGGTGATCGCCGCCGAGCACCTCGATGAGGTGGCCGACCACCTCATCGGCCACTTCGTGGACCAGGCCCGCCGCTCCGGCGCCTCCTGGACCGATATCGGCAAGAGCATGGGGGTGACGCGGCAGGCGGCCCAGAAGCGCTTCGTCCCCAAGGCGCCCGGTGAACCGTCGGACCTCGACCCCAACCAGGGCTTCAGCCGCTACACCCCACGGGCGCGGAACACCGTGATGGCGGCGGCGAACGAGGCCCGCGCGGCCTCCAACGGCGAGGTGCGCCCCGAGCACCTGGTCCTTGGCCTCCTCCAGGAGCCGGAGGGCCTCGCCGCGAAGGCGATCCTCGCCCAGGGCGTCCTGCTGGACACCGTCCGCCAGGCGGCCACCGAGGCCCTCCCTCCGGCCGCCGAGGAGGTGCCCGAGCTCATCCCGTACGACGCGGGCGCCCGCAAGGTCCTGGAGCTCACCTTCCGCGAGGCCCTGCGGCTGGGCCACAACTACATCGGCACCGAGCACATCCTCCTCGCCCTCCTCGAACACGAGGACGGCGCGGGCCTGTTGACCGGCCTCGGCATCGACAAGGCCACCGCCGTGGACAACATCACCCAGGCGCTGACCCGAATCGCCGAGGCCATCAAGGACGAGAAGGAGGCGTGA
- a CDS encoding DUF6879 family protein, with the protein MPSSIPTSFDEQLANAKRSAVHLEMRDTYYSNPRFEGWQKGERVNWDDRTSWWRPFHQDIADAVARGVVVRRARVVSEPVSDYIRWEHYQTRANVEAGEQVRWLPRRRTADLLMPGCDFWIFDNQVIRVHDFSGNGDWLGEEFFDDRALVERNAAAFESIWEHAVPHDQYEIR; encoded by the coding sequence ATGCCATCGAGCATCCCGACGTCGTTCGATGAGCAGTTGGCCAACGCCAAGCGGTCCGCCGTCCACCTGGAGATGCGGGACACGTACTACAGCAACCCGCGCTTCGAGGGATGGCAGAAAGGCGAGCGCGTCAACTGGGACGACCGCACCTCCTGGTGGCGTCCGTTCCACCAGGACATCGCGGACGCCGTAGCCCGTGGCGTGGTGGTACGCCGTGCCCGGGTCGTCTCCGAACCGGTCAGCGACTACATCCGCTGGGAGCACTACCAGACGCGCGCCAACGTGGAAGCGGGCGAACAAGTGCGGTGGCTGCCCCGTCGCCGAACCGCCGACCTCCTGATGCCCGGCTGCGACTTCTGGATCTTCGACAACCAGGTGATCCGAGTCCACGACTTCTCAGGGAACGGCGACTGGCTCGGCGAGGAATTCTTCGACGACAGGGCACTCGTCGAGCGCAACGCGGCCGCCTTTGAGAGCATCTGGGAGCACGCCGTGCCGCACGACCAGTATGAGATCCGCTAA
- a CDS encoding helix-turn-helix domain-containing protein translates to MPPSSPSSSVQAAREALAARLREIRLDAGLTKRELAVRCGWSEAKSSRIENARTAPSDDDLRAWCRACETEEQAPALVAANRQADSMYVQWKRLQRTGLKQLQKANLPLFGRTRHFKVYCSNVVPGFLQTPGYATALLRAIATFRGLPDDVDDAVTARMDRSAIIRKSGRTFAILLEETVLRYRLGDAGVMAGQLGSLLSAMDLPSVSLGIIPASAERIMWPIESFTVFDDERVDHEPLSASVKITAPDEVVQYLKAFGELHRHAVYGAEARALILKAIEALH, encoded by the coding sequence ATGCCACCCAGTTCCCCCTCGTCCAGCGTGCAGGCCGCGCGTGAAGCGCTCGCCGCGCGGCTCCGCGAGATCCGACTGGACGCGGGGCTTACCAAACGAGAATTGGCAGTCCGGTGCGGGTGGAGCGAGGCGAAATCCTCGCGAATAGAGAACGCCCGCACCGCGCCCTCCGACGACGATCTCCGGGCCTGGTGCCGTGCCTGTGAGACCGAGGAGCAGGCGCCCGCCCTGGTCGCGGCAAATCGCCAGGCCGATTCCATGTACGTCCAGTGGAAGCGCCTCCAGCGCACCGGGCTCAAGCAGCTCCAGAAGGCAAATCTGCCACTGTTCGGGCGCACCAGGCACTTCAAGGTGTACTGCTCCAACGTGGTTCCCGGCTTCTTGCAGACCCCCGGCTACGCCACCGCGCTCCTCCGCGCCATCGCCACCTTCCGTGGCCTACCCGACGATGTGGACGACGCGGTCACTGCCCGCATGGACCGTTCCGCCATCATCCGGAAATCCGGGCGCACCTTCGCCATCCTCTTGGAAGAGACGGTGCTCCGATACCGGCTCGGAGACGCGGGCGTGATGGCCGGACAACTGGGATCGCTGCTCTCGGCGATGGACCTGCCCTCGGTGTCGCTGGGGATCATCCCGGCCTCTGCGGAGCGGATCATGTGGCCCATTGAGTCGTTCACGGTCTTTGACGACGAACGCGTGGACCATGAGCCGCTGTCGGCTTCCGTGAAGATCACAGCGCCTGACGAGGTGGTGCAGTACCTCAAGGCGTTCGGAGAGTTGCACCGACATGCCGTGTACGGGGCCGAGGCGCGGGCGTTGATCCTTAAGGCCATCGAGGCCCTGCACTGA
- a CDS encoding STAS domain-containing protein, which produces MHAREVSSPEPGHRLPYRPIHEAAPGASAGATPSRPSPAASATLITDSYQEGPRKVVVVWGEVDYETAPALSAVLHEALRASAEGVDVDLSGVAFWDCSGLNALLRLRREALAHGKTVTVRSPSRMVRRVLTLTGTSPLFLPPRPCRRAAEGRSVTPPSRP; this is translated from the coding sequence ATGCACGCACGAGAGGTCTCGTCACCCGAGCCCGGACATCGCTTGCCGTACCGGCCCATACATGAGGCCGCACCCGGGGCATCAGCCGGGGCGACGCCGTCGCGCCCCTCCCCCGCAGCCTCGGCCACCCTCATCACCGACAGCTACCAGGAGGGGCCCCGAAAGGTTGTCGTGGTATGGGGCGAAGTGGACTACGAGACCGCCCCCGCCTTGTCCGCCGTCCTGCACGAAGCCCTCCGCGCCTCCGCCGAGGGCGTCGACGTGGACCTGAGCGGGGTGGCGTTCTGGGACTGTTCGGGCCTCAACGCGCTGCTGAGGCTTCGCCGAGAGGCGCTCGCGCACGGCAAGACGGTCACCGTCCGCTCCCCGAGTCGCATGGTCAGGCGAGTCCTCACCCTGACCGGCACATCACCGCTGTTCTTGCCCCCGCGCCCCTGCCGTCGGGCCGCCGAGGGCCGCTCGGTCACGCCTCCTTCTCGTCCTTGA
- a CDS encoding ATP-binding protein: MTVTATPRPTGHPGYSQTMGRVPASAEVARKLVRTALAAWSQEDLIEDAALVITELVSNAVDHARLESIRVVVTRPSEKFVRLGVVDRSRNVPYLRTDSNGDNTRGRGLLLVDALTDRWGTDRYRWGKQVWGEMKCD; the protein is encoded by the coding sequence ATGACCGTGACCGCTACACCTCGCCCCACGGGGCACCCCGGATACTCCCAGACCATGGGCCGCGTACCGGCGAGCGCGGAAGTCGCCCGCAAGCTGGTGCGGACCGCACTGGCCGCCTGGAGCCAGGAGGACCTGATCGAGGACGCCGCGCTGGTGATCACCGAGCTGGTCTCCAACGCCGTCGACCATGCCCGTCTGGAGTCGATCCGGGTCGTCGTCACCCGACCGTCCGAGAAGTTCGTCCGCCTCGGCGTCGTGGATCGGTCCCGCAACGTTCCCTATCTGCGGACGGACTCCAACGGCGACAACACCCGAGGCCGGGGGCTGCTGTTGGTCGACGCCCTCACGGACCGATGGGGGACGGACCGGTACCGCTGGGGCAAGCAGGTCTGGGGTGAGATGAAGTGCGATTGA